One segment of Pantoea sp. Lij88 DNA contains the following:
- a CDS encoding ABC transporter permease subunit (The N-terminal region of this protein, as described by TIGR01726, is a three transmembrane segment that identifies a subfamily of ABC transporter permease subunits, which specificities that include histidine, arginine, glutamine, glutamate, L-cystine (sic), the opines (in Agrobacterium) octopine and nopaline, etc.), with protein sequence MISLLSFGPDGWGRLILSATLTTLLLSFSALLVGAVVGSGVAAAKLSSHRAVRWLGESYSVIFRGIPELLVIYLFYFGGSGLITQIGQLFGADGFIEAPPFLIGALAIGLISGSYQAEVYRAARLALAKGEIEAAVAIGMPRWRIRQRILLPQVARYALPGLSNVWQMSLKDSALVSVTGIVELMRASQIAAGSTRDYFSFYLVGGACYLLLTLLSNRAFLRAESRLGRAWQSRTAAQH encoded by the coding sequence ATGATAAGCCTGCTGAGTTTTGGTCCCGACGGCTGGGGACGGTTGATTCTGAGTGCCACGCTGACCACGCTACTGCTGTCGTTTTCCGCGCTGCTGGTCGGCGCGGTGGTGGGATCGGGCGTTGCCGCCGCAAAGTTGTCTTCGCACCGGGCGGTACGCTGGCTGGGGGAAAGCTACTCGGTCATCTTTCGTGGCATTCCTGAGCTGCTGGTGATCTACCTGTTCTACTTCGGTGGATCGGGACTGATCACACAGATCGGGCAACTGTTTGGCGCAGACGGCTTTATCGAAGCGCCGCCGTTTCTGATAGGGGCACTGGCCATCGGGCTTATCTCTGGCTCTTACCAGGCGGAAGTCTATCGCGCTGCGCGGCTGGCTCTGGCGAAAGGGGAGATCGAAGCCGCCGTCGCTATTGGTATGCCGCGCTGGCGCATCCGGCAGCGTATCCTGCTGCCGCAGGTGGCGCGCTATGCGCTGCCGGGCCTGTCAAACGTCTGGCAGATGAGCCTGAAAGATTCGGCGCTGGTGTCGGTAACCGGCATCGTCGAACTGATGCGGGCCAGCCAGATTGCAGCCGGTTCAACCCGTGACTACTTCTCCTTTTACCTGGTGGGCGGCGCCTGTTATCTGCTGCTGACGCTGCTGTCGAACCGCGCCTTTCTGCGGGCCGAATCCCGTCTTGGTCGCGCCTGGCAAAGCCGCACCGCTGCACAGCATTAA
- a CDS encoding ABC transporter permease subunit (The N-terminal region of this protein, as described by TIGR01726, is a three transmembrane segment that identifies a subfamily of ABC transporter permease subunits, which specificities that include histidine, arginine, glutamine, glutamate, L-cystine (sic), the opines (in Agrobacterium) octopine and nopaline, etc.) — MIDFAFLSDTFLKLSAALPVTLGLFISAFLCGGVLAVGILALRMSRWRLLSAFARGYILVFRGSPLMIQLFLIYYGLGQFGVIRHSVFWPFLREPFTCAVLALSLCTAAYTAEILRGALLAVPPGQVEAGMACGMSRGLLLRRIIAPVMLRYALPAYSTEAILLVKSTALASLVTVWDVTGVAQQIIQRTYRTMEVFLCAAAIYLILNFIIVQLYALLERRLTPVHKAEKKPSPAAKRLSPEENKHV, encoded by the coding sequence ATGATCGATTTCGCGTTCCTCTCGGACACCTTCCTGAAACTCAGCGCGGCGCTGCCGGTCACGCTCGGGTTGTTTATCAGCGCCTTTCTCTGCGGGGGCGTGCTGGCGGTGGGCATTCTGGCGCTACGCATGAGCCGCTGGCGGCTGCTGAGTGCGTTTGCCCGCGGCTACATTCTGGTGTTTCGTGGCTCGCCGCTGATGATCCAGCTGTTCCTGATCTACTACGGCCTGGGGCAGTTTGGGGTGATCCGCCACAGCGTCTTCTGGCCGTTTCTGCGTGAGCCTTTTACCTGCGCGGTGCTGGCTCTGTCGCTCTGTACCGCCGCCTACACGGCGGAGATCCTGCGCGGTGCGCTGCTGGCGGTCCCGCCCGGTCAGGTGGAGGCGGGAATGGCGTGCGGCATGTCGCGCGGCCTGCTGCTGCGGCGCATTATCGCACCGGTGATGCTGCGTTATGCGCTGCCCGCTTACTCCACCGAAGCGATTCTGCTGGTGAAATCGACCGCGCTGGCCAGTCTGGTGACGGTGTGGGATGTCACCGGCGTGGCGCAGCAGATTATCCAGCGTACTTACCGCACCATGGAGGTGTTTCTCTGTGCGGCAGCGATCTACCTGATCCTTAACTTCATCATCGTCCAGCTGTATGCCCTGCTGGAGCGGCGTCTGACGCCGGTTCACAAAGCGGAAAAAAAGCCGTCACCGGCCGCTAAGCGCTTGTCCCCGGAGGAGAATAAACATGTCTGA
- a CDS encoding transporter substrate-binding domain-containing protein, giving the protein MTHPLTLRRLCLTTLVSSLLLCGVSAQAKEWKSITIATEGSYEPWNLTLPGGKLGGFEPELMADLCQRMAIQCKLVVQNWDGMIAGLNAGKYDVIMDAIVITPDRKKVVNFTVPYASTPATFITVKGALLPADSKIIKLTDDEKTIEPAIAPLKAALKGKTIGIASGTVYTPFIDKYFKGVADVREYTSSADAILDLQAGRIDAVFDDVTFAQSMLARPDNRNLSFSGPQLGGPIWGEGEAMGVRMADNDLKARLDQAIKAALADGTVKKLSEKWFKTDVTP; this is encoded by the coding sequence ATGACACACCCTCTGACTCTTCGTCGTTTATGTCTTACTACGCTGGTTTCCAGTCTGCTGCTCTGTGGCGTCAGCGCCCAGGCTAAAGAGTGGAAGTCGATCACGATTGCCACTGAAGGCAGTTATGAACCCTGGAACCTCACCCTGCCGGGCGGCAAGCTGGGCGGTTTCGAACCGGAGCTGATGGCGGATCTCTGCCAGCGCATGGCGATCCAGTGCAAGCTGGTGGTGCAGAACTGGGATGGCATGATCGCCGGACTGAATGCCGGAAAATATGACGTGATCATGGATGCGATTGTGATTACGCCTGACCGCAAGAAAGTGGTGAATTTCACCGTGCCTTACGCCTCAACGCCCGCCACCTTTATCACGGTGAAAGGGGCACTGCTGCCCGCCGACAGCAAGATCATCAAACTCACCGACGATGAGAAAACCATCGAGCCCGCCATCGCCCCCCTGAAAGCGGCGCTGAAGGGCAAAACGATCGGTATCGCCTCCGGCACGGTCTACACGCCGTTTATCGATAAGTACTTCAAAGGGGTGGCGGATGTCCGTGAATACACCAGCTCAGCCGATGCGATCCTCGACCTGCAGGCGGGGCGTATCGACGCGGTGTTTGACGATGTGACCTTTGCGCAGTCGATGCTGGCCCGACCAGACAACCGTAACCTCAGCTTCAGCGGTCCACAGCTGGGCGGCCCTATCTGGGGTGAGGGCGAGGCGATGGGTGTGCGCATGGCAGACAACGATCTGAAAGCCCGGCTGGATCAGGCCATCAAAGCCGCGCTGGCCGACGGCACAGTGAAAAAGCTGAGCGAGAAGTGGTTCAAAACTGACGTCACACCCTGA
- the hutH gene encoding histidine ammonia-lyase — protein MSGSFQALRLVPGEVDLATLRAIYQGNVTLSLDESAHQAIAAAQQTVDAIVASGNVVYGINTGFGKLAQTQIPASRLADLQRNLVLSHSVGLGDLLPDNVTRLVVATKIISLARGHSGVRPELVEALLALFNAGVMPCIPEKGSVGASGDLAPLAHMSLMLLGEGQVRLNGELIPATEGLAGVGLSPFVLGPKEGLALLNGTQVSTALALRGLFEGENLFAAGLMAGALSLEAIKGSLKPFDARIHKARGQQGQIAVAAAVSSLIEGSEILQSHTHCGRVQDPYSIRCVPQVMGACLDNFSHAARILEIEANAASDNPLVFSDSGDVISGGNFHAEPVAFAADILALAIAEVGAISERRMALLLDSGLSGLPPFLVRDGGVNSGFMIAQVTAAALASENKSLAHPGSVDSLPTSANQEDHVSMATYAARRLGSMCFNSAAVVGIEAMAAAQGIEFNRPLKSSALIEQAIDTIREQVAFLEEDRLLAPDIEAMRQWASRADWPQALTALLPSMRPTS, from the coding sequence ATGTCAGGTTCGTTTCAGGCATTGCGCCTGGTGCCAGGCGAGGTGGACCTCGCCACATTACGCGCTATCTATCAGGGTAACGTCACGCTGAGCCTTGATGAGAGTGCACATCAGGCGATTGCGGCTGCCCAGCAGACCGTGGATGCGATTGTCGCCTCCGGCAACGTGGTGTATGGCATTAACACCGGCTTTGGCAAGCTGGCGCAGACGCAAATCCCGGCCAGCCGGCTGGCGGATCTGCAGCGTAATCTGGTGCTGTCACACAGCGTCGGCCTGGGCGATCTGCTGCCCGACAATGTCACCCGTCTGGTGGTCGCAACCAAAATCATCAGCCTGGCGCGCGGTCACTCTGGCGTGCGTCCCGAACTGGTTGAGGCGCTGCTGGCACTGTTCAACGCGGGCGTGATGCCCTGCATCCCGGAAAAAGGATCGGTCGGCGCTTCCGGCGATCTCGCGCCGCTGGCGCACATGTCGCTGATGCTGCTGGGTGAAGGTCAGGTCCGGCTCAATGGCGAATTGATCCCGGCAACAGAAGGTCTGGCAGGTGTTGGCCTGTCGCCGTTTGTGCTCGGCCCGAAAGAGGGACTGGCGCTGCTCAACGGCACCCAGGTTTCAACAGCGCTGGCGCTGCGCGGCCTGTTTGAAGGTGAGAACCTGTTTGCTGCCGGTCTGATGGCGGGTGCGCTGTCGCTGGAGGCGATCAAAGGCTCGCTGAAACCGTTCGACGCCCGTATCCATAAGGCGCGCGGCCAGCAGGGCCAGATTGCGGTCGCCGCCGCCGTCAGCAGCCTGATTGAGGGCAGTGAAATTCTGCAGTCGCATACACATTGTGGCCGCGTGCAGGACCCCTACTCCATCCGCTGCGTGCCGCAGGTGATGGGTGCCTGCCTGGATAACTTCAGCCACGCGGCGCGGATTCTGGAAATTGAAGCGAACGCCGCCTCGGACAACCCGCTGGTGTTCAGCGACAGCGGCGATGTGATCTCCGGCGGCAACTTCCACGCCGAGCCGGTGGCCTTTGCCGCTGACATCCTGGCGCTGGCGATTGCCGAAGTCGGCGCCATCTCTGAGCGGCGAATGGCGCTGCTGCTGGACAGCGGCCTCTCCGGTCTGCCGCCCTTCCTGGTGCGCGACGGCGGCGTGAACTCCGGTTTTATGATCGCCCAGGTCACCGCCGCCGCGCTGGCCTCTGAGAACAAATCGCTGGCCCATCCGGGCAGCGTGGACAGCCTGCCGACCTCCGCTAACCAGGAGGATCACGTCTCCATGGCGACCTACGCCGCCCGCCGTCTCGGCAGCATGTGCTTTAACAGCGCCGCCGTGGTCGGCATCGAAGCGATGGCCGCCGCGCAGGGCATTGAATTTAACCGGCCGCTGAAAAGCTCCGCGCTGATTGAGCAGGCCATCGACACCATTCGCGAGCAGGTCGCCTTCCTTGAGGAGGATCGCCTGCTGGCCCCCGATATCGAGGCCATGCGTCAGTGGGCAAGTCGCGCTGACTGGCCTCAGGCATTGACCGCGCTGCTGCCGAGCATGCGCCCAACTTCTTGA
- the hutU gene encoding urocanate hydratase, which yields MSETLSQAVAREIRAPHGTTLHCANWLIEAAYRMIQNNLDPDVAERPEDLVVYGGIGKAARNWECFEQILRSLRALQPDETLLIQSGKPVGIFRTHADAPRVLLANSNLVPHWATWDHFHELDKAGLMMYGQMTAGSWIYIGAQGIVQGTYETFVEAGRQHYNNDLSGRWILTAGLGGMGGAQPLAGVLAGACVLAIECQESRIDFRLRTRYVDYKATTLDEALALISEATAAKKAISVGLLGNAAEILPELVKRAQAGGPKPDIVTDQTSAHDPINGYLPIGWDLARWQQERVSQPKAVEKAARASMAVHVQAMLDFCHMGIPTVDYGNNIRQVALDEGVSNAFDFPGFVPAYIRPLFCEGKGPFRWVALSGDPEDIYKTDARLKELFPHHKTLHRWLDMAQERIAFQGLPARICWLGLGERHLAGLAFNEMVRNGELKAPVVIGRDHLDCGSVASPNRETEAMKDGSDAVSDWPLLNALLNTAGGATWVSLHHGGGVGMGFSQHSGVVIVCDGSKEADARLGRVLWNDPATGVMRHADAGYELAQSCAAEHGLNLPMQK from the coding sequence ATGAGCGAAACTCTTTCTCAGGCTGTAGCACGTGAGATTCGTGCGCCGCATGGCACCACCCTGCACTGCGCCAACTGGCTGATTGAAGCGGCTTACCGCATGATTCAGAACAACCTCGATCCCGATGTGGCCGAGCGACCGGAAGATCTGGTGGTTTACGGCGGCATCGGTAAAGCGGCGCGTAACTGGGAGTGCTTCGAGCAGATCCTGCGTTCACTGCGGGCGCTGCAGCCGGATGAAACGCTGCTGATCCAGAGCGGCAAGCCGGTCGGCATCTTCCGCACCCACGCAGATGCGCCGCGCGTCCTGCTGGCGAACTCCAACCTGGTGCCGCACTGGGCGACCTGGGATCACTTCCATGAGCTGGATAAAGCGGGCCTGATGATGTACGGCCAGATGACCGCCGGTTCCTGGATCTACATCGGCGCGCAGGGCATCGTGCAGGGCACCTACGAAACCTTCGTGGAAGCGGGCCGTCAGCACTATAACAACGACCTCAGCGGACGCTGGATCCTGACCGCCGGGCTGGGCGGCATGGGCGGCGCGCAACCGCTGGCGGGCGTGCTGGCCGGTGCCTGTGTGCTGGCGATTGAGTGCCAGGAGTCGCGCATCGATTTCCGTCTGCGTACCCGCTACGTCGACTATAAAGCCACCACGCTGGACGAAGCACTGGCGTTAATCAGCGAAGCGACCGCCGCGAAGAAAGCGATTTCGGTCGGGCTGCTGGGCAATGCCGCGGAGATCCTGCCGGAACTGGTGAAACGCGCCCAGGCGGGTGGGCCGAAGCCGGACATCGTGACCGATCAGACTTCGGCACACGACCCGATTAATGGTTATCTGCCGATTGGCTGGGATCTGGCGCGCTGGCAGCAGGAGCGCGTTTCACAGCCGAAAGCGGTAGAGAAAGCGGCGCGAGCCTCTATGGCAGTTCACGTCCAGGCGATGCTCGACTTCTGTCATATGGGTATCCCGACCGTGGATTACGGCAACAATATCCGTCAGGTCGCGCTGGATGAGGGTGTCAGCAACGCCTTCGATTTCCCTGGCTTTGTACCGGCCTACATCCGTCCGTTGTTCTGCGAAGGCAAAGGCCCGTTCCGCTGGGTGGCGCTGTCAGGCGACCCGGAGGATATCTACAAGACCGACGCCAGACTCAAAGAACTGTTTCCGCACCACAAAACGCTGCATCGCTGGCTTGATATGGCGCAGGAGCGCATCGCCTTCCAGGGCCTGCCGGCACGTATCTGCTGGCTGGGACTGGGTGAACGGCATCTTGCCGGTCTGGCGTTCAACGAAATGGTGCGCAACGGCGAGCTGAAAGCACCGGTGGTGATTGGCCGTGACCATCTCGACTGCGGCTCGGTCGCCTCACCTAACCGTGAGACCGAAGCGATGAAAGATGGCTCGGATGCCGTCTCTGACTGGCCGCTGCTCAATGCGCTGCTGAATACTGCAGGTGGCGCGACGTGGGTCAGCCTGCATCATGGCGGCGGTGTCGGCATGGGCTTCTCACAGCACTCGGGCGTGGTGATTGTCTGTGACGGCAGCAAAGAGGCCGATGCGCGTCTGGGACGGGTGTTATGGAACGACCCGGCAACCGGTGTGATGCGTCACGCCGATGCAGGTTATGAGCTGGCGCAGAGCTGTGCGGCAGAGCATGGCCTGAACCTGCCGATGCAGAAATAA
- a CDS encoding formimidoylglutamate deiminase, translating to MATFFAPRALLAEGWQQQVRITVNQAGFIDSITPDSHAEQAIRLNGEVIPAIANLHSHAFQRAMAGLAEVAGDPQDSFWTWRDLMYRMVQRLTPRQVGDIAALLYIEMLKGGYTQVAEFHYLHHDPSGAPYDDDAMLQQLIDAAEIAGIGQTLLPVLYSYSGFGSQPAAAGQKRFIQQTDRYLQQQARLEAWQQQRPLLNRGLCFHSLRAVSESQMHDVLAASDPTLPVHIHVAEQQKEVNDSLAWSGERPVAWLLNRFAVDARWCLIHATHLDESELSRLARSGAVAGLCPTTEANLGDGIFPAVKYIAQGGRWGIGSDSHVSLSAQEELRWLEYAQRLRDQRRNRITLPGQPSVGDLLWQQAAAGGAQACGIQQGALAVGQRADWLVLRDEAWLGSVESHAVLNRWLFAGQRDQIRDVYVAGKAVVEDGEHPQQAACAARFAQAMAALR from the coding sequence ATGGCAACGTTTTTTGCCCCGCGCGCATTGCTGGCGGAGGGCTGGCAGCAGCAGGTGCGTATCACGGTCAATCAGGCCGGTTTTATCGACTCCATTACCCCGGACAGCCACGCTGAGCAGGCTATCCGGCTCAACGGCGAGGTGATCCCGGCGATTGCCAACCTGCACTCGCACGCCTTCCAGCGCGCCATGGCGGGTCTGGCTGAAGTGGCGGGCGATCCTCAGGACAGCTTCTGGACCTGGCGGGATCTGATGTACCGCATGGTGCAGCGCCTGACGCCCCGGCAGGTGGGCGACATTGCCGCCCTGCTCTACATCGAGATGCTGAAAGGCGGTTATACCCAGGTGGCGGAGTTTCACTATCTGCACCATGACCCCAGCGGCGCGCCGTACGATGATGACGCGATGCTGCAACAGCTGATCGACGCGGCTGAGATCGCCGGTATCGGCCAGACGCTGCTGCCGGTGCTCTACAGCTACAGCGGCTTCGGTAGCCAGCCCGCAGCGGCCGGTCAGAAACGTTTTATCCAGCAGACCGATCGCTATCTGCAACAGCAGGCGCGGCTGGAGGCGTGGCAGCAGCAGCGGCCACTGCTGAACCGTGGCCTCTGTTTCCATTCGCTGCGGGCGGTGAGTGAAAGCCAGATGCACGACGTGCTGGCGGCCAGCGATCCGACGCTGCCGGTGCATATTCATGTGGCTGAGCAGCAGAAAGAGGTCAATGACTCGCTGGCGTGGAGCGGCGAGCGTCCGGTGGCCTGGCTGCTGAACCGCTTTGCGGTGGATGCGCGCTGGTGCCTGATCCACGCCACCCATCTGGATGAGAGCGAACTCTCGCGCCTCGCCCGCAGCGGCGCGGTGGCGGGCCTCTGTCCGACCACCGAAGCGAACCTCGGTGACGGCATCTTCCCGGCGGTGAAGTACATCGCGCAGGGCGGACGCTGGGGCATCGGCTCTGACAGTCACGTCTCGCTGAGCGCCCAGGAAGAGCTGCGCTGGCTGGAATATGCGCAGCGACTGCGCGACCAGCGTCGAAACCGGATTACCCTGCCCGGCCAGCCGTCGGTAGGCGACCTGTTGTGGCAACAGGCGGCAGCGGGTGGCGCACAGGCGTGCGGCATTCAGCAGGGCGCGCTGGCGGTGGGACAACGTGCCGACTGGCTGGTGCTGCGCGATGAAGCGTGGCTCGGCAGCGTTGAGTCCCACGCCGTGCTGAACCGCTGGCTGTTTGCCGGACAGCGCGATCAGATTCGCGACGTCTATGTCGCCGGTAAGGCCGTGGTGGAAGATGGCGAGCATCCGCAGCAGGCGGCGTGTGCCGCACGCTTTGCTCAGGCGATGGCGGCGCTGCGATGA
- the hutI gene encoding imidazolonepropionase, protein MAEEMRVETVWTGADLVTMRDGKYHLIPQGALVVRAGKLVWVGPQSEMPAFVADQHHQLPGGIVTPGLVDCHTHLVFGGDRSQEFEQRLNGVSYAEIAAQGGGILSTVRATRAATEDELVASARWRLNRLLAEGVTTVEIKSGYGLDEESELRMLRAIRQLGESVAADVHATCLAAHAFPPEFKHDPDGWVDIICDRLLPQVKALGLADAVDAFCEHLAFSPEQVARVFDRAVALGMPVKLHAEQLSSLGGAALAARYGALSADHLEYATDEDARAMAEHGTVAVLLPGAFYLLRETQRPPVELFRQHGVPMALASDANPGTSPALSLRLMLNMGCTLFGMTPEEALAGVTLWGAKALGLAESHGSLEAGKVANFVHWPLARPAELVYWLGGELPCTVVYRGEPQ, encoded by the coding sequence ATGGCAGAAGAGATGCGCGTAGAGACGGTGTGGACCGGGGCCGACCTGGTCACCATGCGTGACGGAAAGTACCATCTGATCCCTCAGGGCGCGCTGGTGGTGCGGGCGGGCAAGCTGGTGTGGGTCGGGCCACAGTCGGAGATGCCCGCGTTCGTCGCCGATCAGCATCATCAACTGCCGGGCGGCATCGTGACGCCGGGACTGGTGGATTGCCATACCCATCTGGTGTTTGGCGGCGACCGCAGCCAGGAGTTTGAACAGCGCCTGAATGGCGTCAGCTACGCAGAGATCGCCGCGCAGGGCGGAGGCATTCTTTCCACCGTGCGCGCCACTCGCGCTGCCACTGAAGACGAACTGGTGGCGTCGGCCCGCTGGCGGCTCAACCGCCTGCTGGCCGAGGGTGTCACTACCGTAGAGATCAAGTCCGGCTATGGCCTGGATGAAGAGAGCGAACTGCGGATGCTGCGGGCGATTCGCCAGCTGGGCGAGAGCGTAGCCGCCGATGTCCATGCGACCTGTCTGGCAGCGCATGCCTTTCCGCCGGAGTTTAAGCACGACCCGGACGGCTGGGTCGATATTATCTGCGACCGGCTGCTGCCGCAGGTTAAAGCGCTGGGGCTGGCGGATGCGGTGGATGCGTTCTGCGAGCATCTCGCCTTTTCCCCGGAGCAGGTGGCGCGGGTGTTCGATCGGGCGGTGGCGCTTGGCATGCCGGTGAAACTGCATGCGGAACAGCTCTCATCGCTGGGTGGTGCAGCGCTGGCGGCGCGCTACGGCGCACTCTCTGCTGATCATCTCGAATACGCCACCGACGAGGATGCCAGAGCGATGGCAGAGCATGGCACCGTGGCGGTGCTGCTGCCCGGTGCATTTTATCTGCTGCGCGAAACCCAGCGCCCGCCGGTGGAACTATTCCGGCAACACGGTGTGCCGATGGCGCTGGCCAGCGATGCCAATCCTGGTACCTCGCCTGCACTGTCTCTGCGTCTGATGCTCAACATGGGCTGCACGCTGTTTGGCATGACCCCGGAAGAGGCGCTGGCCGGCGTTACCCTGTGGGGCGCAAAAGCGCTGGGACTGGCGGAGAGTCACGGCTCGCTGGAGGCGGGAAAGGTGGCAAACTTCGTGCACTGGCCGCTGGCCCGTCCGGCAGAACTGGTTTACTGGCTGGGTGGTGAGCTGCCCTGTACCGTTGTCTATCGTGGAGAACCGCAATGA
- the hutG gene encoding N-formylglutamate deformylase, producing the protein MNPFYFTQGSLPLLVSIPHAGTELTPGVEAGLSEAARGLPDTDWHIPLLYDFVRDLGASVLIGRYSRFVVDLNRPPDNQPLYTTATTGLFPETLFDGTPTFAPGKTPDTTERQDYIDQIWQPYHQQIQQELARLKALHGYALLFDAHSIASEIPRLFEGRLPDINVGTNDGVSCTPAMSAAIEAVCAAQNDYSWVINGRFKGGYITRAYGQPQQQIEAVQLELAQLNYMDETPPYAWQQARAARLQKVLKAMIHAMLAQAKPQ; encoded by the coding sequence ATGAACCCTTTCTATTTTACCCAGGGCAGCCTGCCGCTGCTGGTCAGCATTCCCCACGCCGGTACCGAACTGACGCCTGGCGTGGAAGCCGGACTGAGTGAGGCCGCGCGCGGCCTGCCTGACACCGACTGGCATATCCCGTTGCTGTATGATTTTGTGCGTGACCTCGGCGCCAGCGTGTTAATCGGGCGCTACTCCCGCTTTGTGGTCGATCTTAACCGTCCGCCCGATAACCAGCCGCTTTACACCACGGCCACCACGGGCCTGTTCCCGGAAACCCTGTTCGACGGCACGCCGACCTTTGCGCCAGGCAAAACGCCGGATACCACGGAGCGTCAGGACTACATCGATCAGATCTGGCAGCCTTATCATCAGCAGATTCAGCAGGAGCTGGCGCGGCTTAAAGCGCTGCATGGCTATGCGCTGCTGTTTGACGCGCACTCCATCGCCAGTGAAATTCCCCGCCTGTTTGAGGGCCGTCTGCCCGATATCAACGTCGGCACCAACGACGGCGTAAGCTGTACGCCTGCCATGAGCGCGGCGATTGAGGCGGTGTGCGCAGCGCAGAACGACTACAGCTGGGTGATCAACGGGCGTTTTAAAGGCGGCTACATTACCCGCGCGTATGGCCAGCCGCAGCAGCAGATTGAGGCAGTCCAGCTGGAACTGGCGCAGCTCAACTACATGGATGAAACCCCGCCTTACGCCTGGCAGCAGGCGCGTGCCGCCCGGTTGCAGAAAGTGCTGAAGGCGATGATCCACGCCATGCTGGCGCAGGCCAAACCGCAATAA
- the hutC gene encoding histidine utilization repressor, which produces MVEHTALAQLAAAMSDEPAPIYQRVKQAIVSQIREGLWKANQRVPSESELVNELGVSRMTINRALRELTSEGFLVRMQGVGTFVAEMKGYTAMLEVHNIADEIAQRGHQHSCRILAIGQNKADPEQAAVLGLTTGQTLFHSLIVHYENDLPVQLEDRLVNPLVAPDYLTQDYEKMTPYTYLMRVAPLTAGEHIVEAVLPDARQRKHLSLDEHEPCLLIRRQTWSDTKIVTYARLLYPGSRYKLLGRFRGHG; this is translated from the coding sequence ATGGTTGAGCATACGGCACTGGCACAACTGGCGGCGGCAATGAGCGATGAACCCGCCCCGATCTATCAGCGGGTCAAGCAGGCCATCGTCAGCCAGATCCGTGAAGGGTTGTGGAAAGCGAATCAGCGTGTGCCATCAGAAAGTGAACTGGTGAATGAACTCGGCGTCAGCCGCATGACCATCAACCGGGCGCTGCGTGAACTCACCAGCGAAGGCTTCCTGGTGCGGATGCAGGGCGTCGGAACCTTCGTGGCGGAGATGAAAGGCTACACCGCCATGCTGGAGGTGCATAACATCGCCGATGAGATCGCCCAGCGCGGTCATCAGCACAGCTGCAGAATCCTCGCCATCGGTCAGAACAAAGCCGATCCCGAGCAGGCTGCGGTGCTGGGACTCACCACCGGGCAGACGCTCTTCCATTCGCTGATTGTGCACTACGAAAATGATCTGCCGGTGCAGCTGGAGGATCGTCTGGTTAATCCGCTGGTCGCGCCCGATTACCTGACGCAGGATTACGAGAAGATGACGCCGTACACCTATCTGATGCGGGTTGCGCCGCTGACGGCGGGCGAGCACATCGTTGAAGCAGTGCTGCCTGATGCACGTCAGCGTAAACATCTGTCGCTGGATGAACACGAACCCTGCCTGCTGATTCGCCGTCAGACCTGGAGCGACACTAAAATCGTGACCTATGCGCGGCTGCTCTATCCCGGCTCACGTTACAAACTGCTGGGTCGCTTCAGAGGACACGGCTAA
- a CDS encoding HutD family protein yields the protein MIARFAYEDLAVSRWRNGGGETREILSFPPGAERFGWRASIATLAQDGPFSAFPDIDRVITLLHGDPVLLTTPDVQHLLTPQQPWAFAGELALTAQLQGSVSEDFNIMTRRGEWQATVEVVTTPVTALHGVAWVLAGAWQTADGERLTAQQGAWWVDEAVQLSPCACDARLLFTRLSRVL from the coding sequence ATGATCGCCCGCTTCGCATACGAGGATCTGGCGGTGAGCCGCTGGCGCAACGGCGGTGGCGAAACCCGCGAAATCCTCAGCTTCCCACCGGGTGCCGAACGCTTCGGCTGGCGCGCCAGTATTGCGACCCTGGCACAGGATGGTCCCTTCTCTGCCTTTCCGGACATCGATCGGGTCATCACCCTGCTGCATGGCGACCCGGTGTTATTAACCACGCCTGACGTGCAGCATCTTCTGACGCCGCAACAGCCGTGGGCGTTTGCCGGAGAACTCGCCTTAACGGCGCAGCTGCAGGGCAGCGTCAGCGAAGATTTTAATATCATGACGCGGCGCGGTGAATGGCAGGCCACGGTGGAGGTCGTTACCACGCCCGTCACCGCACTGCATGGCGTCGCCTGGGTTCTGGCGGGCGCGTGGCAGACGGCCGACGGGGAAAGGCTGACCGCGCAACAGGGCGCATGGTGGGTCGATGAAGCGGTACAACTCAGCCCGTGTGCGTGTGATGCCAGGCTGCTGTTTACGCGTCTTAGCCGTGTCCTCTGA